The DNA region accggtggaaaagccaatgcaaacctactcgtGGGCAAggatgggaacctaaagccagtttttcgaataacaaaagatagaccttcctcaccaggaggaatgACTAACTTGGATTTTTTAGCTTTAGATTCCCATTTTTTCCTTAATACTTGAGCTTCTTTcgcaactgtatctcgaaggcgaagagttggataatataccacaccaaagaactcttgaaaggatcagatttctgccaggtgcatacctttggtcttcttgaagccctgcttctgcaaaagaaaagcatctgtcatgcattgaagacaatctacgaggggcttcgaaatctgggcccaatactcagaccaccaggttTTGAAGGCATTAGTGGCATAGTACGAAGGAGCATAGTTGAAAGGGCTCAGGTTGAGAAGCTTATTGTTATAGAAGTGAACAGTTGTGTCAAAAGCAGAAGCCTTCTTGATGGTCCCAGGATATAGGACAAGGCTCTTGTCGAACAAGGTGTTGGGCAAAGCCTGGCTAAGCCCAAATTGTCGAGACACCAATTGAGGGTTATAgccacacaaagtgtagtcgTTACTAGCAAAGCCTACAGTCAAAGCCCTAGGCGAAAGGATGGTCCTCCAGAGAGTAACGTGGTGTTCCTTGGGTGACGAGGGGTCACATGTGTTAGGGTAAGAGTTCTTtagccagaaagggccacggCTAGCTTTGCTATAAGGAGAAAAACTAGATCGATAATGCTTCAGCTCAAGAAACATGGTAAAATATTTCCTGAAGTCAGCTTCAAAACTCGACGAGTCATAAGCCGGGGTCAAGGTTTCAAGCCTATGAGCATCAATCCTAGTGCTAAAACCAGTCGGAGGATTGTCTCGCGCCGGCAAGAGAGATTCGAAcactgcattcaaccaaagttgaaataaCCACAGAGGTCCAGCCGCATTCAAAGAAATGGTCTTGGTACTCCGAAcgtcctcgacagcttcattcagcatttgatagaGGTTGCCGAGAACAAGCCTGGCCATATCGAGTTGTCGACCCTCATGGATCAAGTTGGCTAAAGGTAAAAGCTTAGCGGGTATACGCAAGGACTTGGTACAGAAAACATAAGCTGAAAGCCAATACAACAGGAACGCaacatgttcagcatcagacacctcaccattctcgacataatggtcttTAATAAACCGGCCAAATGAGATGTTATTAGTAGGAATCGTGATGGGTTTAGTAGCTGCAGGCACggagtgataatcatcaccaatagGCCATAATCCAgtgatagcagcaacatccagGAGGGTTGGGGTAATCATGCCAAAGGGgacatgaaggcaattagtaGACCTCTCCCAAAAGTAAAGCGCACTCAACAGCAtggcagggttatacgagatttgggatctcgacagctgaatcaagtcgagaatcccAACATCTTTCCAGTGTTGCCTCTTGTCGATACCATTTGAGATAGGCTTTGTCGTTAGCAGAGGGGTTAGGAGGAGCTGAACGAAAGGCCCTttttgtaacaccctctaaaccccgcataataatatatcataaatcagagtaaaatgcataacacagagggtgtcacacttattctccagaaacataaatcaaaacacctgtcatgctcataataaatatataaattttccaactttaatgtcgcaacatcatatgcatagcacagcggatttatttcaactccaaaatttaacataaagagagttcataggtaacttttaacatcaaggtacaaaactaaacgtttcccggtgttacataacagagcatgactcccctaactaaaccgtaaatgaaagactagctcctccaactaaccctcgcgagaagctccactatcttcggtacctgagcgatgtcgcatagaacatcattccaacagaagggtgagaactcatatcatatggataagcataataataaataatgtaaaagcttatctatgctccacataaattactcacattcactaacaaataataaattatgtaattttaacataattaatcaagttcatagttatggcaaatactccataaattatagctcaattagaacatatataatagtctctaattaccaccacatcaaatctctccaaaaatatcaccataacacatatgactcaagtgagacccgtgcaaatgtctttggtaccaaagttgttatccttagcggtatcaccgcgtccactccagacagataaccaccaataaagccctcgctctaggcttcaaaaccactccagttttgggacaagtcactagcctccacgagaactagcaaacattgcctcttgacaactatgcagtgtattgtgcaaaactcaactaacatatgcatattcagaccatctccaagtcctaattattttagcatattcatcaccagttgcacaaaacacatattacatgttatcaattatacaacttgcaatcacaacaacttagcatctcaaacataacatcaattcagaaacaacatcatataatgattattaaaaatagatgtaaattaaatataattcatatataacaggttctgcaactatttcctaaagactggatttctctctaaattttcccaaaaactcgcgacatgctcatgctcgccatctcgcgacatctcactgcacaactcgccatgtcgcgacatctcacgacatctccctacgcaactcgccatgtcgctgaataactcgccatgtcgcgacatctcacgacatctccctacgcaactcgccatgtcgcgacatcttgcgacatcttcctgcgcaactcgccatgtgcgcgcaccacacatctaatgaactattaaacagatgtaaattatcaaatatactcagaaaaatctaatatttttatcatggttccgtatacacgttttgtaaacctctataaattttcaagtcacaattcaaagtacaaaaatcaggaaaaatcgtacactaaccgcagttcgtaagaaactggacagcttaacctatactcactaaaatacacataaatcgagctacagacgtcagaatgacgtgaaaccagtggcaaaagtttcgtaacagaaaaacctacaacttttatgaagactacttcttcaaattcggccattaacatagcacgaaaaagggtacaagagaacataaatttctgcgcatcatgcaagcctatcatctacccccaaaatcatctaaaagccaaaccctaactatttcaatttgggaatttttgcaacctaggattcctaaatcatgctttctatcattatccactatcataccaatccataaaacatgaatccaaacccttacctcttgtagatcagttctaagttttctcctcttttctcctctccttctctgctttcacgtgtttcttgttctgcttctcttctaatccttattttttttcttttctttctttctatttcactcctaacccttaaatagccatacaatgggcctcactctcaattactcacactaaaccctaaaaccttatttagctaaatcttatactatatcacataagatttaaattATATCACAAATATCActcatttataatttaaataatttactcactccatatatcacataatcacttaattatctaataaaatcacataattcatcaaattaccatataccataatactaattaaaataaaataacaaataacctaataacagaaaatggggtgttacactttTTGGGTCATTGAGAAATGGCATGCGATAAGAGGGTTGGAAAGCCAAAATAAGCTCTTCTCCTCTAACACTAGGGTGAAACGATTCATGTTCCTCAGGAAGACTATTaggcctatcatgcttcactactttcaaaggacccaaaatggcgcgtaaagtaccattaacagagaaaggaatgagtacctgggatttccagatagctctcttctccgCTTCGTTGGGGGGTTCTAGGATTGCCACGCGTTTGGAttcatccagcttaagctcggtggccaacggaatggtctGCTCAGGGTtagaagccattgaagaaaaaGATAGGTGTGCTGAGGAAAACGGAGGAAGACGGAGTAAGAACTCTGGAGAAGAAAGTTGAAAGCTTTTTGAAGAAAGTAAAGCTTGAAGAGGAACGTTAATGGGGTATTTATAAGCAGACGGAACTAAGGCAGCATTGTGCTTCAGTTTATAAAATTTGGAATACAAGtgagtattttattaattaaatcatGTCGTTGCCCAGCTTTTTGGTAGAaatgaaatcatggccctaaaaaggctataactgtcagctagtggaaaGTCATCAGACGTCATGACTATTGATTGGACCTAAGGATCGAACGGCCAAGGGTGCAAAGcatttgaattgttgagattgaACGGATGcgataaaaaatgcttggtATCTTcaagctaaagcagtcgacaaccaacatttttggggggcaactgttgaACTAAGATTATTAACGCTACGATTCTCGACACCGGTGCCGGAAAGATGGTTTCTCGACAGACGGGACCATGGTGAGGCCTGAGACTCGTTAGGTAACCTTCCCCAAAGTCAAGGGAGTAAGGGAAAATTCGACAAACTCAGCGAAGGAAGCAGTTACCGAGTGATGGGTAGTTATCAGCACGTGCgtgtacccacgatgccacgaatggcgacggttacccacgactcaagACCGCCCACGTTGCAATTAGACGATTAAAATCACGTGCTCAAAACCTCCGGCTGAACGTGGGGCAAGGagccaaaattcaaacccacgaagccCGCGTACACTGAAGAACAACCGCTAAGaacgtggaggaagagagaacactataaataggagaagcATCATCAGAAAAGGGGTTccaactcaactctgaaaaattcactaaaaggctctcatgtccgcatcaatgagactcaaagagcaagacgtgatgatggagggtACGTTGCAGGACCAACTGCTTATTTTTCTTGCATTTAAGCCTGTtgttttgcttgtttgtttccCTGTCGAGATTCACTTCTCTTGTAGATTTCTCTTTACTGTGTTACGTTATGATCTTCATGTAATTAACCTGTGTTTAATAAAGTCCAGTTCCTTTTGAATCGTTCATCTTCGTCGAAGAATATcaactcacacacaacactttggcaagacgttttcccaaaaagGGCCCCGATTTTAAACTtccctttagtcgaactaagaggatatttgtttactaAAAATCACCGTAAACAGTTTGCCTCCCCTCCTTTTCTCTTGAGAAGGGTTCCTCGGATTTTATGATGAtgtataattttttactttaaaaatatatattattttatacaATAAAATTGAACACTagcctttcaaaataaataaataaaattaaacactAGAGATTACGTTTTTCTTGAAGTGGTGTTCACCAATATAGACATTAAACCTTTGCTGGTCCCTTCTCCACATTAACCAAAAAAACCAGGGTTATAGCTACAGAATCCAGCTTACAATCATATATTTAATGCATCAGACAGGCTGCCAAAGATGGAAGCTTGGTGAATTGGTAAATGCTTTCAATAAGAATATGCAGGGCTGTAACCATAACTACTAAGGCGCGTGGCGTCTGGATGGTGGGTAATGAGTTAGGTTCGCGTCCTAGGGGCTAAGAGCAATTGATGCTTAGGGGTTTAAAGGCTCAGATAAGACGGGATCATCCTCGTTTGATTCGCTTTTGTGGCCTGGGGGTTGTGTTTGTTTGTACATATATCTCTATTTTCATCAATAATAGTAACCATATCTACCAAGGCGCATGGCATCTAGATGGTGGGTAATGAGTTAGGCTTGCGCCCTAGGGGCTTAGAGCAATTGATGCTTAGGGGTTTAAAGGCTCAGATAAGACAGGATCATCCTCGTTTGATTCGTTTTTGTGGCCTGGGGGTTGTGTTTGTTTGTATATTTTCATCAATAATAAAgttttgcttttaaaaaaaaaagtatatgcaGTGCTGTAATTTAAGAAATTCATGTTTATTAATAATTCATAAATGACCACAGTAGAAAGTAACATGAACACCTAAACTATGTTCATACCTGCATATTCATTAAGAAAGTACATGCATTgtctgaagaaaaagaaaggaaggaTTCTAAACCTTCTCTCTCAAAGACTCTTCAGAGCATGTTAAGGCCAGAAGATAAGAAATCAAGATTAAATAATTTCCCAAGTTGCATTGCAAACACAGAAATAGCTGTATAAAGAGTTAATTCTTGAGCAGCTAATACAGGTACATGTCACTAGCAAAAACAAAGAGCAAACAAACCTGGAGTAGTATCAGCTGGTACAACAGGCTCATTTTGAAGTGAAGAAGTACAACTGCGGATCTGAGATTTTGTAGCCTCGAGTTCATCCTGGAAAATGCAGTGATCTTGTTAACATTTCTAGAAACGTGTAATCTAAAATATGACAACTATCACATGTGGAACGTCACCTGTAAGCAACCACTTCACCTTTCACCAGAAACTCGAGCACGTCTCTATCAAATCGTCCATCAAGTTCAACTTCCAGATATTGGCCTGCACATTGATTTTAGTATGATAGGAACTGGATATGGTTGCTGAGTAATTGGAAAGACTCAGTGAGTCTccctaagtcccaaaccccaaaTGATCCAAAAGATACCAATTCTCACCCTAAactctctatttataggcaaaatgccTCACACTAACCTACCCACTAATTAACCCGCTTCACTATTTGAGCGTGTCTAACATAGTACAAGTGAAGTTATGTCATAGCATTAGAACCCTTGGTTAACCCTTCAATAATGTCTCTAGAACTGACTTAGAtcaactaattaaaataaataaataaactaagACTTGAAATATATTACAGTTTTTCCATCTCATTCCAGTAGTACAATCTGATAAAAATGCAGGATTTCTTTAGTTCTTTGTcttctatttttatattattaaattggAATCTTTATAAGTTTCTATTATATTACTAACTTCCATTACTTCTATCAACAATAAATTGAAAATCTAATTAAAATTGAACAAAGATATTACTTCGAACACTGGGCCTTGATTACCATACAGGGTGTCTCCCACAAGTAGGAATTTCACATTTTTCTGTGTCTGATAGGGGCTGTGTGAAGTGTGAACAGTGCGTGCAAAAAGTACCTGGGgttgatttaatttaaattaagttAGTTATGGATAGTTTGTGTAAGTTATGTAGTTACTAGTTGTGGGTACTGGGTAGTTTTATGACTATAGCAGTTAGGTAACTGCTATggtttgaatttaaattatatagGAGTGGTTATAAATAGGGGTTATGTAAGAAGGTTGGGATTATTCAGAAGTTGTGAGTTTAGTGGGAGAGGTCTGGCTCTCGAATTCCAGAATTACTAGGAGAGGACTGGCTCTCGAACATCCAGAATTTGTATAATTATTCCTTAATATTCTGTTCCTATCAGGGTCTTCAGGATTGCTTCAATTagtttctggaaaaagaagttATAAAAAAGGTAGAAAATGACGAATGTGTACCTCATAGGTAGACATAAACCACTTGCAAATAAACATTTAAGAAAGTTATAAACAATGAAAATTGGGTGAAAAAATAGGATTAACCTGAATGAGGTTATCCAAGGAATTTTCAGGAAGGGAGTTAGAATTGGTACCCCCACTCTTGGATTTGCTACCCCCTTTAAAGCTGGAAATTTCTATAATATCCCTGTTTAAATAATTCCCGAGCCTTAAGTCTCGAGAAGTATTATAATTTTCCTGATGAAAATTCCCGAGCTTTGTTCCTCGGAAACATCCCGAGGGTCTAATTCCCGGAATAATTCCGAGGGCTATGCCTCGGTAATATATAAACGTGGATTTCCCGAGGTTTGTCAAGCTCGGAATGTGAAAAATGTGTTCCCGAGGTTGCCAAACCTCGGAAAGGTTCCTTGAAGAAATTGGAACACTTCCTGAGCCTTAGACCTCGGTAAGGAAAACGTAAGGAAACAACTTCCAGTCCCGAGCACTAAAGCTCGGGAAATAACTTCCAGTCCCGAGCCCTAAAGCTCGGGAGAAAGTGCAGAGAATGTGAAGGCTCGGGAAAGGGAGAATGTTAAAACATGGGGGCAATTTTGGGTTTTTTGGAAAATAAGGGGGGTAGCAATTCCAAGATGGGGGTACCAATTCTTATTCCCTTTCAGGAATCAGCCAAGGAAATGCAAACGATGATGACTTGGGATTAGTTGATACACAACCCAGATTGATTGATGGGCAGGGTCTGAATTTTCTGCAAGAGAAAGGGTACAGAGAAACATTGACGATAATAAAAACCACAGTATTATTAAGGAAGCCATGAACCAAACGATATTTTTAATCTTCATTATCAACATGCAATTTGTAGAAATACAAACTGCATACATTTCGTGAGACTGAGAGAATGAAATTGCTAAGCCAAACACGGAAGCCATTGACAATGTTATGAGAGGTACTAATGGAAGCAGTGCCATGCTTATCAGTCAAAGCAAAACAGCGAGCATGGAGCAAGTAATGGGAAGGCCTTTAAGGACAGAAAGTGGTGCCAAGTTAGACTTTAATCAAATAATTGTGAAGGGAATTATCAAGATATGTTCACAAAGGGATACTTAGCTAGACCAGCTTTAATTTCCAAAAAACAGGAGAACAGGACAAGGTCTTCAATTTGACAATTTTGCTTCAAATATAAAGATTCTTTTAAAAGGGACAAGGAATCAGGATCTGTAAACTGATTCTCCATCTTTGTGCGAGTCATCTCACCATTGACCCCTACATTTTTGGTCCAGGAGTCTTATCGCTACATGACTGTGTTTACATAAATCCTTAACAACAAGAGGTACTGGACTTTATCTTTATACATTATTagctcagaaaagaaaagaatgaatGAAGATCCGACCAAAATATGACCCCTTTTATTGTTTACATTGCTCATCACATGTTCAAATTCTGACACTGATGGTCTTCATGCAGGGCagtatatttaattatttacacggtatgaaaacatatatatttaatataaaaaattgtgtAACTCGGCAACTAAAGCAAGTAACGATGATTATTTTGAGTTAAAAGAGAATGTTCTTACCTCCAGAGTTCTTGGAAGAGCACGCTCCGATTTAATTCCACAAAATTAAGTTTGCATCAAAGTAGCTATAGATGTTGATAAATCATCATCCATCATCCATTATATACAACTGCATAGCAGTTCTGGTTTCTGGCACAATAAAGATTCAGACTCATTAAACCTGAGGTATACAACAGAGAACTTTGTTTTAACTTGATGAGATAATGGTGCATGATTATATGTACAATGTACCCTAACCTGAAAAATGGAAGTGTAACATATCCTGCGAGTTGCACAATAAAGATTCAGACATATTAAACCTGAGGCAATAGAGAACTTTGTTTTAACTTGATGGGATAATGGTGCATGATTATATGTACTATGTACCCTAACCTGAAAATGGAAGTGTAACATATCCTGCGAGTTCACATAAGGCTTTTTAATTCAACTATATTATATCTTATGAATCGAACACAAAGAGGTTTAGTTAGTAAGTGTAACATATCTACATTCACCCCATTAGCAGGTCTAACAAGATAGATTTCCCCTTCAAAACTTTAAATCCACATTCTCCACTATCATGCTTCaatgaacaaaaataaaaagaaaatttaacTCTTGCTGCTTATCAGTGCAAATAGAATGGCTCTGGAAAATGTTTTGCTGTCACCTCGTTTGCACCAGTCAGCAATACATGCTCCCAGTAACCTGATGGTACAATATTCAGTAGGGTTTTTGATATACTCACACCCAACTTTATCTTCCATCcactttttctttctatctctctcttattTTCCTATCATATCTCTTATCcatctctatctctctcatgGGGTGTGGCCATGCGGGTGGAACAGGTGTCAAACGAATTATTATTGTATtcagtatttttttttagaaaaaatgaaatatattagCTAATAGTATCACCTTGAGGCCACCCTCCTCAATTAGGGATAGAAGAAGGAATAACACTTCCCAAATAGGAACCACCCTATAATATTGTATTCAGTATTATGTGTCAAACACCAATGCTGCAATAATTATACACAGATTACCAATAaactaattatttattaattattatacatCATAACATTTAGCATACTAAACTTGAATATAAGAGCAAAAAAGTTTATGTAAGTAAACCAAAGCAGAATCCAATGAAAATATGCACGGATGAGtaataaatgaaaataattgaGGACCTCACTGTTTGGAAGCGTggaaaaattaataaatgaaaGACAAATGATGACCTCTATGATGAGTTTCAATAGCCCAGACATAACACTATTGCTTCATCTGATAGATATACATCTTATTCCATGAATCAAGGAATAGAATACAGATAATTGCTTGAACTATAAATTTGCAGTCTCCTACTTTAAAGTAGTATACAATCACAGGGGAAACAAAGACAATATAGAGTATACAAGCATGAAATTAGAAGTTACTATCATGGTTCTGATTGTAAAAGGGATGATGTTCCCTTATCTGGGTTCCTTCCAGGGGTTAAAGTTGAAGCAACACTATTGAGGAATGATGACGAGGAAGAAGGACCAGGAGGTGAAGCTCTAACTGTTGAGAATGCACTGACATTGCTGCTGATGTAAGTGCTGGTTCCACTAACAGGTGCTGCTTCAGTCAATGATTTTGGAGCAGGTGGCTTCTCAATCTCCTTCACCCCTTCTAGCATTTGCACTATTCTGCTCATTGCTGGTCTCTGAGATGGCTGCTCTTGGATGCACCAAAAGCTTACCTGAATAGCTCTCATCACTTGCTCCATATCAATTTCTTGGTCAGCTAGTCTTTTGTCCAAGATTCCCTTGATGTTTCCTTTCTCAAACTCTTCATAAGCCCAAATAGAGAATTTCTTCCTATTTGTTTCTTCTGAGACTTCAAAGTTCCTCTTACCACTCACAATCTCCAACAAAACCATGCCGTAGCTATAAACATCAGATTTGGATGTTATGGGAAGGTTCGCAATCCACTCTGGTGCTAAATATCCTCTTGTTCCCCTCACGCTCGTCAAGGTTCGGTGCCTATGGTCCTTCGGGTTAACGAGCTTTGCAAGACCAAAATCAGAGACTTTAGCAACATAATTCTCATCCAAGAGAATGTTCTCAGGCTTTATATCGCAGTGGACTATGCAGTCGCGACACTCCTCGTGAAGGTATGTGATGCCTCTTGCAGTCCCCAGGGCTATGTTGAATCGATACTCCCAGTTCAGCAATTTCCCTGAATTCCCTTGTGCGAGGAACAACAAATTGTCAAGAGACCCGTTTTTCATGAACTCATAAACTAGAAGCCTGTGGCGCCCTTCTGAGCAAAATCCAATGAGCCTCACCAAATTCAGATGATGAGTGCTACTTATTGTTGCAACTTCCATCCTGAACTGCTTCTCACCTTGCTCTATGCCTTCGAGCTGCTTCACAGCCACAACAGTTTTGTTAACAAGAATGCCTCTGTACACAGCACCGAATCCTCCGGCTCCAAGCTTCTCCTTGAACCCCTTTGTCGCGCGCTGGAGGTCCTTGTACGAGAACTGGACTGGTGCACCAGAAGCATACTCAAGAAGAGCATACTGAGCAGACAAAGCACCGAACCTCGCGTTGTTCCGACAACACCACATCCACAGGCCAGCTTCAAACGCAACCAAAGCTATCAGGGTACCCAGAATAACAACCACGACCACCCAAGCAGGTACCTTGGAACTCTTTTCCTTCACAGTCCCGCCCGACGAGGGTGGCGGATTTTGAGCCACTGGTGGACAAACCTTGACAAAAGAAGTGCTAGGCAGCGCAGGATTATGATATCCACTGACAAGATTTCCTGATGGTTTTTGGTGACATTGCCCCGTGCCGTCTGACAAACTAGTAGAAGCATAACAAGCATCAGAGCCTGAAAGACAGTTTCCACTACACCCTGATGTCCCAGCAAAGAAAGACTGTGTCCCGGTTTCAGGGGAATAAGTCAAGAACTGAGTATGGTCCAATCTCAACATAGATACATTCCCTTGACAATTGTCAAGACTCACCTTCCTCGTACACCCTTGCCTGCTATCATTTGGATCAACCATCTCAA from Lotus japonicus ecotype B-129 chromosome 2, LjGifu_v1.2 includes:
- the LOC130737879 gene encoding uncharacterized protein LOC130737879; the protein is MLLSALYFWERSTNCLHVPFGMITPTLLDVAAITGLWPIGDDYHSVPAATKPITIPTNNISFGRFIKDHYVENGEVSDAEHVAFLLYWLSAYVFCTKSLRIPAKLLPLANLIHEGRQLDMARLVLGNLYQMLNEAVEDVRSTKTISLNAAGPLWLFQLWLNAVFESLLPARDNPPTGFSTRIDAHRLETLTPAYDSSSFEADFRKYFTMFLELKHYRSSFSPYSKASRGPFWLKNSYPNTCDPSSPKEHHVTLWRTILSPRALTVGFASNDYTLCGYNPQLVSRQFGLSQALPNTLFDKSLVLYPGTIKKASAFDTTVHFYNNKLLNLSPFNYAPSYYATNAFKTWWSEYWAQISKPLVDCLQCMTDAFLLQKQGFKKTKGMHLAEI
- the LOC130737878 gene encoding G-type lectin S-receptor-like serine/threonine-protein kinase At1g34300, with translation MYLNFEPHSLFLTLVVFSFSTIFIGTTTSVTPGSTLSASDTSQAWSSSPSAPFSLRFLAVEPPTSPPSFTASIVYTGGAPVVWSAANGTAVDSGGSFQFLSSGALRLVNGSGATVWDSGTANLGATNATVEESGNLVISNGSWNFWSSFDHPVDTLLPTQNFTVGKVLKSGPYSFMLTSTGNLTLKWNDSIEFWNQVLNSSVKESLSSPSLGLLTSGVLQLSDANFSTPVTVAYSSDYGGSDNLRVLKLDSDGNLRIYSTSRGSGNPSATWAAVQDQCEVYAYCGNYGICSYNDSGPICGCPSENFEMVDPNDSRQGCTRKVSLDNCQGNVSMLRLDHTQFLTYSPETGTQSFFAGTSGCSGNCLSGSDACYASTSLSDGTGQCHQKPSGNLVSGYHNPALPSTSFVKVCPPVAQNPPPSSGGTVKEKSSKVPAWVVVVVILGTLIALVAFEAGLWMWCCRNNARFGALSAQYALLEYASGAPVQFSYKDLQRATKGFKEKLGAGGFGAVYRGILVNKTVVAVKQLEGIEQGEKQFRMEVATISSTHHLNLVRLIGFCSEGRHRLLVYEFMKNGSLDNLLFLAQGNSGKLLNWEYRFNIALGTARGITYLHEECRDCIVHCDIKPENILLDENYVAKVSDFGLAKLVNPKDHRHRTLTSVRGTRGYLAPEWIANLPITSKSDVYSYGMVLLEIVSGKRNFEVSEETNRKKFSIWAYEEFEKGNIKGILDKRLADQEIDMEQVMRAIQVSFWCIQEQPSQRPAMSRIVQMLEGVKEIEKPPAPKSLTEAAPVSGTSTYISSNVSAFSTVRASPPGPSSSSSFLNSVASTLTPGRNPDKGTSSLLQSEP